DNA from Mycobacteriales bacterium:
GCAGATGTCGAACAGGTGCGCGTAGTTGTGGTCGATGACGATCACCGAGATGTCCGTGTTCCGGCACAGGCCTTTGATCACGTGGATGATCAGGGCCGTCTCCTTGGCCCCCATGGCCGCGAGTGGCTCGTCGAGCAGCAGGATCTTGATGTCCTGCTGCTGGATCGCCCGGGCGACGGCGATGGCCTGGCGCTGACCGCCGGACAGCTTGGCGACCGGTACGTCGATGGACGGGATGTCGATCGCCATCTCGTCCAGGCAGCGGCGCGCGGCGGCGCGCATCGAGGAGTTCTTGAGGAACCTGAACCAGCCGCCCCCGGTGTGCTCCCGGTTCAGGAAGAGGTTGTGGAAGACGCTCAGCTCGTCCACGAGCGCGAGATCCTGGAACACCGTCTCGATGCCGTGCGCGCGGGCGTCCTGCACCGAGCGCAGTCGTATCTCCTCCCCGTCCAGGTAGATCCGTCCGCTGTCCGGCTTGTGGAAGCCGGTCAGGATCTTGACGAGGGTGGACTTGCCCGCGCCGTTGTCGCCGACGAGACCGAGGATCTCGCCCCGGCGCAGATGCAGGTCGATGCCCCGCAGTGCGGTGACGGGGCCGAAGCTCATCGAGATGTCCTCGATCCGTAGGACGTCCTCGACGTCGCCTCGCCCTTCCGTCGCGGCCTCCGACGTCATCGGGGCACCGATTCCTTCCGTCGGTTGAACGGGGAACCGAGCATTCGGGCGAAGGACCCCTGCCCCGCTCCTCTGATGGTCGCCCGCTCGATCTGAACGTTGAGGAACATGGCGACCAGGATGGCGACCCCGAGGATCAGGTCATAGGCGAAGGAGTTGACCCCGATGACGTGGAAACCGTCCTCCAAGATGCCCAGCACGACCGCGCCGATGGAGGCGCCGATCATGGTGCCGCGGCCCCCGGTGAGAGCCGTGCCGCCGATCACCGCCGCGGCCACGCCGTAGAACATGAAGGTCAGCCCAGGTGTGGACGGGTCGATGCTGCCGATGTGGTAGCCGTCGAGGATGCCGATGAGGCCGCCGATGAAGGCGCACAGCACGAAGCACCAGATCTTGACGAAGTCGACCTTGATGCCGGACTCCCTGGCCGACTGCGCGTTGCCGCCGACGGCGACGACGTGCAGGCCGAAGGAGGTCCGGCGCAGCATGATGTAGAGGATCACCATGGTGGCGATCGCCCAGTAGGCCTCGGCCCACGTCCCGCCGCCCAGTACGAGCGCGAGCGTCCCCTCGCCGACGGGGTTTGCCGGTGCCCCGTTGGAGCCGATGAGGATGGCACCCTCGAGAGCGAAGGTCATTCCAAGCGTCGTGATGAACGATGGAATGTGGAGTTTGACGGTAATGAGGCCGTTGACCCATCCCACCGCGGCACATATCACCATCGAGAGGACGATCCCGAACGGGACGGGGATGCCCGCGTTGTTGAGGTGCTCGACGATAAACGGCGAGAGCACATAGACCTCGCCCACCGAAAGGTCGATCTCGCCCAAGATGAGGATCGGTACCTCGGCGAGGGCGAAGAAGGCGATCGGAGCGATGAAGCTGGCCAGTGCGGCCGCATTGTCTCCCGTGAAGAAGTTCGGGGACTCGATCGTGAAGAAGAGAATCAGCGCGAGGGCGACGACCGAGATCACCAGCTCCTGCAGGTGCAGCTCGCTGAACCGTCGAAAAGCCGATACGGACTCCCGACGCGTCTCTGGGGCGCGTGTAGCTTGGGACTCAGAATAAGAGGAGATTTCTGCACCGCCTCGCACCGGGCTCATACCTGTCTAGCGGGTTCCCGCGGACACCTGAATGGTCTTCGGCGGGGTGAGCACCACCGGCGTGGTACTGGACCCCTCCCAGCTGTCCTTGTGGTTGACGTAGTCGCCGACATTCTTGTTGTCGACGTACTTGAAGCCGGTGTTGATATTCACCGGTGTAATGAGGCCGCCGGTGATGTTGTAGAGGAACAGCTGGTAGATGGTCATCGCGCCCTGCAGGTAGGCCTGCTGGTCGACCGTGAACGCCAACTGCCCCTGGGCGATCAGGTCCAGCACGGGAACGCCGACGTCAAAGGCCGCGCCACCGACACCCTTCGCTGCCAGGCCCAGCTTCTTGATCGCCGTCGCGACGGCGACCCCGTTGCTGCCGCCGCTCGAGAACATGAACTTGACGTTCTGGTGCCCCTGGTACCAGGCCTGGATGGAGGCGAGTGCTGGCCCTTCGGTGGCGCCGACGGCGACCTGGATGAAGTCGATGCCAGCCTGATTGAACACGCTTGCGGCGCCGTCCATGCGCGGCTGCTCATTGAGCGAGCCCGGGACACTGATCATGCCACCGACCAGGTCGCCTTTCTTCACGTGGCTG
Protein-coding regions in this window:
- a CDS encoding ATP-binding cassette domain-containing protein, translated to MTSEAATEGRGDVEDVLRIEDISMSFGPVTALRGIDLHLRRGEILGLVGDNGAGKSTLVKILTGFHKPDSGRIYLDGEEIRLRSVQDARAHGIETVFQDLALVDELSVFHNLFLNREHTGGGWFRFLKNSSMRAAARRCLDEMAIDIPSIDVPVAKLSGGQRQAIAVARAIQQQDIKILLLDEPLAAMGAKETALIIHVIKGLCRNTDISVIVIDHNYAHLFDICDRINVIQQGRVTLDKDLSEISMEELIELMVQSHRRELSRFMPESQVPTTRGGPE
- a CDS encoding ABC transporter permease; this encodes MISVVALALILFFTIESPNFFTGDNAAALASFIAPIAFFALAEVPILILGEIDLSVGEVYVLSPFIVEHLNNAGIPVPFGIVLSMVICAAVGWVNGLITVKLHIPSFITTLGMTFALEGAILIGSNGAPANPVGEGTLALVLGGGTWAEAYWAIATMVILYIMLRRTSFGLHVVAVGGNAQSARESGIKVDFVKIWCFVLCAFIGGLIGILDGYHIGSIDPSTPGLTFMFYGVAAAVIGGTALTGGRGTMIGASIGAVVLGILEDGFHVIGVNSFAYDLILGVAILVAMFLNVQIERATIRGAGQGSFARMLGSPFNRRKESVPR
- a CDS encoding substrate-binding domain-containing protein codes for the protein MTADPFFVPVRAGADDMCALLGCSYNWTGSEKDIVPEMVNAFSVAVNNKVDGIGCCIVDPTAFNDVTNRALGRGIPVVAYNAEAPVGKGNNAMSYIGQDLYQAGVAVATRILSHVKKGDLVGGMISVPGSLNEQPRMDGAASVFNQAGIDFIQVAVGATEGPALASIQAWYQGHQNVKFMFSSGGSNGVAVATAIKKLGLAAKGVGGAAFDVGVPVLDLIAQGQLAFTVDQQAYLQGAMTIYQLFLYNITGGLITPVNINTGFKYVDNKNVGDYVNHKDSWEGSSTTPVVLTPPKTIQVSAGTR